A portion of the Stigmatella aurantiaca DW4/3-1 genome contains these proteins:
- a CDS encoding type I polyketide synthase translates to MTPLERAMVALKRAKEQLEANERQRTEPIAVVGLACRFPGGANDLEGYWRLLERGVDAVREIPPGRVPADPAFPQTVSSAALLDDVERFDAEFFGISAREAERLDPQQRLLLEVTWEALEVAGHAPNGLSGSRTGVYVGIGSPDYLRRILRCNPSDIDGQSFTGSLASVAAGRLAYILGLQGPCMAIDTACSSSLVALHQACMSLRNGESDLALAGGVNLILSPESSYVLGQLKALSPDGRCKTFDARANGYVRGEGCGMVVLKRLTDAQRDGDHIWALVRGSAINQDGRSAGLTAPNLLAQQALLRQALRNARVEPEQIGYVETHGTGTPLGDPIEIEALTAVLGKPRADGSACVLGAVKTNIGHLEAAAGVASLIKAILAFKHQAIPPNLHFRALNPRITLTGTPFVMSDGRQPWRAGSKPRLAEISSFGISGTNAAVILEEPPAPAPATVSSDRTHHVLTLSARSPQALGHVVANAAKHLRTAEPASLRDFCFTSRSGRAHFAYRAAFAASSVEQLQGMLDEWVANKESGTPEASDAASRRPKIAFLFTGQGSQYAGMGRGLHRSEPVFRAALDRCAQLFKAELPRPLLEVMWQDNPAELDQTLYSQPALFSLEYALVALWRSWGIEPDVVLGHSLGEYAAATAAGVISLEDACRLVAARARACQALGPGGAMAAVEAEPALVEAVVAELGGGLAIAAYNGPKNLSLSGPAEQVRAASENLSRRGAKIKPINTSCAFHSPLMAPMVAPFAEQVARVSFSAPRVIWITNVTADRAANDFDAADYWSRQLCAPVRFAEGVQRARELGCDVWVEIGPNPVLLGAVSRSLDEPQVTAPSLHHGRDDDAVLARAVATLYAQGAKLDWQAFDASFARRRVPLPTYPFERERYWFPLAPSPALLPQASVGRGHPLLGERLKLPGREIHFTNRLSAAHPEELNEHRVYGQVVVPAALYVAAFLAAVRELSGGAAIEDVAFTRALAIPEKSKAEGAPVAVVVTPGEPAARLSFFGEGTEPAAEWTLHASAMASLRPVNAATAKLHELRGRCQQAAIPEKVLASVWTDGGADHAPAPTMSLGPRFRRIAELWIGSSEALARLTLNAPPEQAIRRSNPMDEHWQVPLTIIDSCFQLLGIAAFASEAHEAWMPIGIDRVELHPGAVPQGTEVWAHTAAALAGDGSLVRGDVRLLDPSGTVLVTLSGVSLKRVSQAALLQPPAWRQWMYELTWRRLEQTRSTAASAVANRSFAVVLDRHGYGERFAREVEARGGTVTRFAGHQELELGQPLDTTHVMAFLALDGGTPEEVTGRALALLQVASRLPWRRAPRFWWLTSGAQSVEGEQSPISIAQASLWGLARCAALELPDLWGGLVDLDPRDGADGAARLLEVLAGTDDQLAVRSGALFTARLETLRRRDVAPSPLRLRDDATYLISGGLGGTGWPLVESWIERGARHLVLLGRSAPSAEKQQQLADYAQRGITVRVLGVDITDGAAVAARWASVQAELPPLRGVVHAAGILDDAALLRHSARHLRDVLAPKLQGGENLRRIAEGASLDFFVLFSSLAGVLGSPGQASYAAANAGLDAFAHELRSRGVPALSIAWGPWEVGFAAGHQETLAARGVAPLPVNLAIEALGECIALGNTHLVVTAADLRAVAAKIPERARAILDRWTAPAPEASSPEIPSRAKAFVAELLSAPPSRRRSLVLDRITVETRQLLGRAAHVRIDPTQSLFELGLDSLSAVQFRTALQRAFGRVLPASLAFEHPTLDALADALLALIEADSGTAAAAEPAAAAAESGNGAIALDAALQGLREGQLSLPSLSPSALATMAETIRTRLPELPVLAAEPIAIVGMGCRFPGGADSPAELWNLLSNGVDAITEIPSDRWDRDAWYDPDPDAPDKTPIRHGGFIDDVAEFDAGFFRISPREARCMDPQHRLLLEVTWQALEDAGQDPQRLMGTNTGVFIGFMNNDYPSLAELAEFEGHLATGNGISNAVGRLSFVLGIHGPSVALDTACSSSLVAIHSAVESLRKRECNLALAGGVSLILSPGLTVLMSKLGGLALDGHCKTFDAAADGYVRSEGCGVLVLKRLSEAQRDRDRIVAVIRGSAVNHGGRSGGFSQPNARAQQALLREALARSQTLPHQVSYLEAHGTGTPLGDPIEYRAAAAVYSNGRNTSTPLHIGSIKTNIGHAEAAAGVAGVMKVALALQARQIPPHLNLNHLSPEIDLDAVPARIPTALTPWQPIGGRRIAGVSGFGMSGINAHLVLEEALPSPSQTDSTQADAVSGEPSSPPRAELLALSAQSEAALLALAEAYQKHLAEGSTALPSLHDLAGTACARRAHHEVRLGLVAGDLPEVRAGLAAFVRGQTGSRLVTGACEAGRRPRVVFVCPGQGSQWLGMGRDLYANEPAFRDAIDQCERAMQPHAQWRLVERLHASEPLAGIDVIQPLLFAISVALGALWRAWGIEPDAVVGHSMGEVAAAHLAGVLSLDDAARIICRRSRLMLEVAGRGAMAMVELGAQQLEPRLARHGDALCVAASNSTRSSVVTGEAAAIEQLLAELAAEHVFARRIKVDVASHGPQVDPLARPLVECLEGLRPTAGTIPFWSSVTASLGEGAELGPEYWMRNLRQPVRFAETITGLLASEHALFVELSAHPILATAIDHTAEDGGSSAWVVGSLERDKPERATMLRSLAELYARGYPVDFRRLYPTSASVPLPTYPFQRQHYWVEQVKTTPLLLRNRPDLVGAAPPIPTHAPIVATAAPWAEWIAELTWQQAEPTGTAERGRRYLLFADRGGMAELLAAALKERGHSCAVLRPEDPAMDGAALDALADGRPFHGGIHLGSLDAAATADAGAIPAAEAQAGAIARALTALERYGSPPLWLVTRGGQGIEGEAPNLSQAAIWGLGRSLAAEHPSLRSALVDLDPALDPTHYPEAAKAGAAHEVAELCRWLTTPHGEQQLVLRGGHARVARLARPAEPISSSPAPIHSDRTYWIAGGLAGLGGAVARELVARGARHLLVTGGQNASDVERGGETARALEAAGASVVLAGASLTDPEAIASMLKALSPPLAAVIHAVPPAAAATARTVPPSEDALRSAMTALTDEGWRLYQATRGHALDFVMMFGPAAVLLGGAGQTAAAVATEVSVALAARWRREAGPARALLLASWPGAEEQSLEGVGISAVDVKTVVEAALSSVTSKTTAAPGQMIASIDWPLFRNVYAQRADERFFGNLGQLGREATTASLWRERLRGQPPEAARKLLHELVAGEAREVLGLSPEQPLPSRLPFAELGLDSVMALKLMTRLGRALGVRLATVLIFEHPTTAALTEHLANDVLELPPLVAASDGADSEDDDLSEDELADLLMRKLGSHEGPG, encoded by the coding sequence TTGACGCCGCTCGAGCGCGCGATGGTCGCGCTCAAGCGGGCCAAGGAGCAGCTCGAGGCCAACGAGCGCCAGCGCACCGAACCGATCGCGGTGGTGGGGCTGGCCTGCCGCTTCCCTGGCGGGGCCAATGACCTCGAGGGCTACTGGCGCCTGCTCGAACGCGGCGTCGACGCGGTTCGAGAGATCCCACCCGGGCGCGTGCCCGCCGATCCGGCGTTCCCGCAGACCGTATCCTCCGCGGCGCTGCTCGACGACGTCGAGCGGTTCGACGCGGAGTTCTTCGGCATCTCGGCACGAGAGGCCGAGCGCCTCGATCCGCAGCAGCGCCTGCTCCTCGAAGTGACCTGGGAAGCGCTGGAGGTCGCCGGCCACGCTCCCAACGGACTGTCCGGTAGCCGTACCGGCGTCTACGTCGGGATTGGCTCTCCTGACTATTTGCGGCGGATCCTCCGCTGCAACCCCTCCGACATCGACGGCCAGTCGTTCACCGGAAGCCTCGCCAGCGTTGCCGCAGGCCGCCTCGCTTACATCCTCGGCTTGCAGGGACCGTGCATGGCCATCGACACGGCCTGCTCCTCGTCGCTGGTCGCGTTGCACCAGGCGTGCATGAGCCTGCGCAATGGGGAGAGCGATCTGGCGCTCGCCGGTGGAGTGAACCTTATTCTCTCTCCCGAGAGCAGCTACGTGCTCGGCCAGCTCAAGGCGCTGTCTCCTGATGGCCGGTGCAAGACGTTCGACGCGCGCGCCAACGGCTATGTGCGCGGCGAAGGCTGCGGCATGGTCGTGCTCAAGCGGCTTACGGACGCCCAGCGCGATGGCGATCACATCTGGGCGCTGGTGCGCGGCTCCGCCATCAACCAGGATGGCCGCTCCGCCGGGTTGACTGCGCCGAACCTGCTAGCGCAGCAGGCCCTGCTGCGTCAGGCACTGCGCAACGCCCGAGTGGAGCCAGAACAGATCGGCTATGTCGAGACACACGGTACCGGTACGCCTCTCGGGGATCCGATCGAGATCGAGGCGCTCACCGCCGTGCTGGGGAAGCCTCGTGCCGACGGCTCAGCCTGCGTGCTCGGCGCGGTCAAGACCAACATTGGGCACCTCGAGGCGGCGGCGGGAGTTGCCAGCCTGATCAAGGCAATCCTGGCCTTCAAGCATCAGGCGATCCCACCCAATCTGCATTTCCGGGCGCTCAACCCCCGCATCACGCTCACTGGCACGCCATTCGTCATGTCCGATGGCCGACAGCCATGGCGCGCGGGCAGCAAGCCTCGGCTCGCGGAGATCAGCTCGTTCGGGATCAGCGGCACCAACGCAGCGGTCATTCTTGAGGAACCGCCCGCTCCCGCGCCGGCAACGGTCTCCAGCGACCGCACCCATCATGTGCTGACACTGTCAGCCCGGTCGCCGCAGGCGCTCGGGCATGTGGTGGCCAACGCCGCGAAGCACCTGCGGACCGCAGAGCCCGCCTCCTTGAGAGATTTCTGCTTTACCTCCCGGAGCGGACGCGCACACTTCGCATACAGGGCCGCTTTTGCCGCTTCGTCCGTCGAGCAGCTTCAGGGAATGCTCGACGAGTGGGTGGCGAACAAGGAATCCGGCACGCCCGAAGCCAGCGACGCAGCCTCCCGCCGTCCCAAGATCGCCTTCCTCTTCACTGGACAGGGGTCGCAGTACGCAGGCATGGGGCGGGGGCTGCACCGCTCCGAGCCGGTATTTCGCGCCGCCCTGGATCGTTGCGCCCAGCTCTTCAAGGCTGAATTGCCACGTCCGCTGCTCGAGGTGATGTGGCAGGACAACCCCGCCGAACTCGATCAGACGCTGTATAGCCAGCCTGCGCTGTTCTCCCTCGAATATGCCCTGGTGGCCCTGTGGCGCTCATGGGGCATCGAGCCCGACGTCGTGCTCGGCCATAGCTTGGGCGAGTACGCGGCGGCGACTGCCGCTGGAGTCATCTCCCTTGAAGACGCCTGCCGCTTGGTGGCGGCCCGCGCCCGCGCTTGCCAGGCTCTTGGCCCAGGTGGCGCGATGGCTGCTGTGGAGGCGGAGCCAGCGCTGGTCGAGGCCGTGGTCGCCGAGCTTGGTGGTGGCCTGGCCATCGCTGCCTACAACGGACCAAAGAACCTGAGCCTGTCCGGCCCTGCCGAGCAGGTCCGGGCGGCGAGCGAGAACCTGAGCCGCCGCGGCGCCAAGATCAAGCCGATCAACACCTCGTGCGCGTTTCATTCGCCGCTGATGGCACCGATGGTGGCACCATTCGCTGAGCAGGTGGCGCGAGTTTCCTTCAGCGCACCGCGCGTGATCTGGATCACCAACGTCACGGCCGATCGCGCGGCCAACGACTTCGACGCGGCCGACTACTGGAGCCGCCAGCTGTGCGCACCGGTCCGGTTCGCCGAGGGCGTGCAGCGGGCACGCGAGCTGGGGTGCGATGTCTGGGTCGAAATCGGGCCCAATCCAGTCCTGCTCGGCGCGGTGTCACGCAGCCTCGACGAGCCGCAGGTGACAGCACCGTCGCTGCACCACGGCCGGGACGACGACGCCGTACTGGCGCGCGCGGTTGCAACGCTCTACGCACAGGGGGCGAAGCTTGACTGGCAGGCCTTCGACGCGTCTTTTGCTCGCAGGCGTGTGCCGCTGCCCACTTACCCGTTCGAGCGCGAACGCTACTGGTTCCCGCTGGCCCCATCACCCGCGCTGCTCCCCCAGGCAAGCGTGGGCAGAGGGCATCCGCTGCTCGGCGAGCGGCTGAAGCTACCCGGCCGTGAGATCCATTTCACCAACCGGCTCAGCGCGGCACATCCCGAAGAACTCAACGAGCATCGCGTCTATGGACAGGTGGTGGTCCCGGCCGCGCTCTACGTCGCGGCATTCCTGGCCGCGGTTCGCGAGCTCTCCGGTGGAGCGGCGATCGAGGATGTGGCGTTCACTCGCGCACTGGCAATCCCGGAGAAGTCCAAGGCAGAAGGCGCACCGGTCGCCGTGGTGGTGACGCCGGGTGAGCCTGCGGCTCGGCTCTCGTTCTTCGGTGAGGGGACGGAGCCTGCGGCAGAGTGGACGCTGCATGCCAGTGCCATGGCGAGCCTCCGGCCGGTCAACGCCGCGACAGCCAAGCTCCACGAGCTGCGCGGCCGTTGCCAACAAGCGGCAATCCCCGAAAAGGTGCTGGCAAGCGTATGGACGGATGGCGGTGCAGACCACGCGCCCGCCCCTACCATGAGCCTTGGCCCGCGCTTTCGCCGCATCGCGGAGCTGTGGATTGGCTCGTCCGAGGCACTGGCACGGCTGACGCTCAACGCGCCGCCGGAACAGGCCATCCGTCGAAGCAACCCGATGGACGAGCACTGGCAGGTGCCACTCACGATCATCGATAGTTGCTTCCAGCTCCTGGGAATCGCAGCCTTCGCCAGCGAGGCCCATGAAGCATGGATGCCAATCGGAATCGACCGCGTTGAGCTTCACCCAGGCGCGGTACCGCAAGGCACCGAAGTATGGGCGCACACTGCGGCAGCGCTGGCCGGCGACGGCTCGTTGGTCCGAGGCGATGTGCGGCTGCTCGACCCTTCGGGCACGGTGCTCGTGACGCTCTCGGGGGTCAGCCTCAAACGGGTGTCCCAGGCCGCGCTGCTCCAGCCTCCAGCGTGGCGGCAGTGGATGTATGAGCTGACCTGGCGACGCCTCGAGCAGACACGAAGCACGGCGGCGAGCGCCGTGGCGAATCGTTCATTTGCAGTCGTCCTCGACCGCCATGGCTACGGCGAACGCTTCGCTCGCGAAGTCGAAGCACGCGGAGGTACTGTCACACGCTTCGCCGGACATCAGGAGCTGGAACTCGGCCAGCCACTCGACACCACCCACGTGATGGCGTTCTTGGCCCTCGATGGAGGGACGCCTGAGGAGGTAACAGGACGCGCGCTGGCGCTCTTGCAAGTGGCCAGCCGCCTACCGTGGCGACGCGCCCCACGGTTCTGGTGGCTCACCTCTGGAGCACAGTCCGTTGAAGGTGAGCAGTCCCCTATCTCCATCGCCCAGGCCAGTCTGTGGGGGTTGGCCCGTTGCGCAGCCCTCGAGCTCCCCGATTTGTGGGGAGGCCTCGTTGATCTGGATCCTCGTGACGGTGCCGACGGTGCCGCCCGTTTGCTCGAAGTGCTCGCTGGCACGGACGATCAGCTCGCGGTGCGCTCGGGCGCACTCTTCACTGCCCGGCTGGAAACCTTGCGGCGGCGCGACGTGGCGCCGTCTCCATTGCGTCTGCGCGACGACGCCACCTACCTCATCAGCGGTGGATTGGGCGGGACCGGCTGGCCACTCGTCGAATCCTGGATCGAACGCGGCGCGCGCCACCTGGTCTTGCTCGGCCGCTCGGCTCCCTCGGCGGAGAAGCAGCAGCAGCTGGCTGATTACGCTCAGCGTGGCATCACCGTCCGGGTGCTTGGCGTCGATATCACGGACGGAGCCGCCGTCGCGGCGCGCTGGGCCTCAGTCCAGGCGGAACTCCCGCCGCTGCGTGGCGTGGTGCACGCCGCTGGCATCCTCGATGATGCGGCACTGCTTCGCCACAGCGCGCGCCACCTCAGGGACGTGCTGGCCCCCAAGCTCCAGGGTGGCGAGAACCTGCGCCGGATCGCCGAAGGGGCGTCACTCGACTTCTTCGTGTTGTTCTCGTCGCTGGCTGGCGTTCTGGGATCGCCCGGTCAAGCCAGCTACGCGGCCGCCAATGCCGGGCTGGATGCGTTTGCCCACGAGCTCCGCAGCCGCGGGGTCCCAGCGTTGAGCATCGCCTGGGGTCCCTGGGAAGTCGGCTTCGCGGCGGGGCATCAGGAGACGCTGGCCGCCCGTGGGGTAGCGCCACTGCCCGTCAACCTGGCAATCGAAGCGCTCGGCGAGTGCATCGCGCTGGGGAATACTCACCTCGTAGTGACCGCTGCCGATCTCCGGGCCGTCGCCGCCAAGATCCCCGAGCGGGCACGGGCAATCCTCGATCGCTGGACGGCGCCAGCACCCGAGGCCTCCTCTCCCGAGATCCCTTCTCGGGCCAAGGCTTTTGTTGCCGAACTGCTCTCCGCGCCTCCATCGAGGCGGCGGAGTCTGGTGCTCGACCGCATCACCGTCGAGACCCGGCAGCTGCTTGGGCGAGCCGCACACGTGCGCATCGATCCCACCCAGAGCCTGTTCGAGCTGGGGCTCGATTCGCTGAGTGCCGTACAGTTCCGCACCGCGCTCCAGCGTGCATTTGGCCGAGTGCTGCCCGCCTCGCTGGCGTTTGAACACCCCACGCTCGACGCGCTTGCGGATGCGCTGCTCGCGTTGATTGAGGCCGACAGCGGCACTGCCGCCGCCGCGGAACCGGCCGCGGCCGCCGCTGAAAGCGGCAATGGCGCCATTGCGCTCGACGCCGCGCTGCAAGGACTCCGCGAGGGCCAGCTGTCTTTGCCTTCACTCTCTCCGTCTGCCCTGGCCACTATGGCGGAGACAATCCGCACTCGCCTGCCCGAGCTACCCGTGCTCGCCGCCGAGCCGATCGCCATCGTTGGCATGGGTTGCCGTTTCCCTGGCGGGGCCGACTCACCGGCCGAGCTGTGGAACCTGCTCAGCAACGGGGTAGACGCCATCACCGAGATCCCCTCTGACAGGTGGGATCGTGATGCCTGGTACGATCCGGATCCCGACGCCCCCGACAAGACGCCGATCCGCCACGGTGGTTTCATTGACGACGTCGCCGAGTTCGATGCTGGTTTCTTCCGAATTTCACCGCGCGAGGCGCGGTGCATGGATCCACAGCACCGGCTCTTGCTCGAAGTGACTTGGCAAGCACTCGAGGACGCTGGGCAGGACCCGCAGCGGCTGATGGGCACCAACACAGGTGTCTTCATCGGCTTCATGAACAACGACTACCCGAGCCTCGCCGAGCTGGCGGAGTTCGAGGGACACCTGGCGACCGGCAACGGCATCAGCAACGCGGTGGGCAGGCTGTCGTTCGTGCTGGGTATCCATGGTCCCTCGGTCGCGCTCGATACCGCGTGCTCGTCCTCGCTGGTGGCCATCCATTCCGCGGTCGAGAGCTTGCGCAAGCGCGAGTGCAACCTGGCACTGGCCGGCGGCGTCAGCCTGATCCTGTCGCCTGGACTCACGGTTCTCATGTCCAAGCTGGGCGGGCTGGCATTGGACGGCCATTGCAAGACGTTCGACGCCGCAGCCGATGGCTACGTACGCTCCGAGGGCTGCGGCGTGCTCGTGCTCAAGCGCCTGTCAGAGGCGCAGCGCGATCGCGATCGGATCGTGGCCGTGATCCGCGGTTCCGCCGTCAATCACGGCGGCCGGAGCGGTGGCTTCAGCCAGCCCAACGCCCGAGCGCAGCAGGCACTGCTGCGTGAGGCACTGGCGCGAAGCCAGACGCTGCCCCATCAGGTGAGCTATCTCGAAGCACACGGCACCGGTACACCACTCGGCGATCCGATCGAATACCGGGCCGCAGCAGCGGTGTACTCGAACGGGCGCAACACCAGCACGCCTCTGCACATCGGCTCGATCAAAACAAATATCGGCCACGCCGAAGCGGCGGCGGGCGTCGCCGGAGTGATGAAGGTCGCGCTCGCGCTGCAGGCGAGGCAGATCCCTCCTCACCTGAACCTGAATCACCTCAGCCCTGAGATCGATCTGGATGCGGTCCCAGCGCGTATCCCTACCGCGCTGACGCCCTGGCAGCCTATCGGCGGACGCCGCATCGCTGGAGTCAGCGGCTTCGGGATGAGCGGAATCAACGCCCATTTGGTTCTCGAGGAGGCCTTGCCTTCCCCTTCGCAGACGGACAGCACCCAGGCAGATGCCGTCTCGGGTGAGCCATCCTCGCCACCGCGCGCCGAGCTGCTGGCTCTGTCGGCTCAGTCAGAAGCGGCCCTGCTGGCCTTGGCGGAGGCTTACCAGAAGCACCTGGCCGAGGGCTCGACCGCACTGCCCTCGCTGCACGACCTCGCCGGCACCGCATGCGCGCGCCGGGCCCACCACGAAGTGCGTTTGGGGCTTGTTGCTGGAGACCTCCCCGAGGTGCGGGCCGGTCTCGCCGCCTTCGTCCGCGGCCAGACTGGCAGCCGTTTGGTCACTGGAGCCTGCGAGGCTGGCAGGAGGCCACGTGTCGTCTTCGTCTGCCCGGGTCAGGGCTCGCAGTGGCTGGGCATGGGGCGTGACCTCTACGCCAACGAGCCGGCCTTCCGTGATGCCATCGATCAGTGCGAGCGCGCGATGCAGCCGCATGCACAGTGGCGTCTCGTCGAGCGCCTCCACGCGTCCGAACCGCTGGCGGGGATTGACGTCATCCAGCCGCTCTTGTTCGCGATCTCCGTCGCCCTCGGTGCGCTGTGGCGAGCCTGGGGGATCGAGCCAGACGCAGTGGTCGGCCACAGCATGGGCGAAGTCGCCGCCGCCCATCTCGCCGGAGTCCTGAGCCTCGACGACGCCGCGCGCATCATCTGTCGGCGCAGCCGACTGATGCTCGAAGTCGCAGGGCGTGGTGCCATGGCAATGGTCGAACTCGGCGCCCAGCAGCTCGAGCCGCGCCTGGCTCGTCACGGCGATGCCTTGTGCGTGGCGGCCTCGAACAGCACGCGCTCGTCGGTCGTCACCGGCGAGGCGGCCGCCATTGAGCAGTTGCTCGCCGAGCTGGCCGCAGAGCACGTATTCGCCAGGCGAATCAAGGTCGACGTGGCTTCACACGGGCCGCAAGTGGATCCACTCGCCCGCCCTCTCGTGGAGTGCTTGGAGGGCCTGCGGCCTACCGCTGGAACCATCCCGTTCTGGTCTTCGGTGACCGCCTCACTCGGCGAGGGCGCAGAACTCGGGCCGGAATACTGGATGCGCAACCTGCGCCAGCCGGTGCGGTTCGCCGAGACGATCACCGGGCTCCTGGCTTCCGAGCATGCGCTGTTCGTGGAGTTGAGTGCACACCCCATTCTGGCCACTGCCATCGACCACACCGCCGAAGACGGCGGCAGCTCGGCCTGGGTGGTGGGGAGCCTCGAGCGCGACAAGCCAGAACGAGCGACCATGCTGCGCTCCCTCGCCGAGCTGTACGCGCGTGGCTATCCGGTCGACTTCCGCCGACTGTATCCCACCAGTGCCTCCGTACCGCTGCCCACGTATCCGTTCCAGCGGCAGCACTACTGGGTCGAGCAGGTCAAGACGACGCCGCTCCTGCTGCGAAACCGTCCTGATCTGGTAGGCGCCGCTCCCCCAATCCCAACCCACGCGCCCATCGTGGCCACCGCCGCGCCATGGGCAGAATGGATCGCCGAGCTCACCTGGCAGCAGGCTGAGCCAACGGGCACAGCAGAGCGGGGGCGCCGCTATCTGCTCTTTGCTGACCGTGGAGGGATGGCCGAGCTGCTCGCTGCCGCCCTCAAAGAGCGAGGTCACTCTTGCGCGGTGCTGCGTCCGGAAGATCCGGCGATGGATGGAGCCGCGCTCGACGCCCTGGCGGACGGCCGTCCCTTCCACGGCGGCATCCATCTCGGCAGCCTCGACGCCGCAGCCACCGCCGATGCTGGGGCAATCCCCGCCGCAGAGGCACAGGCCGGTGCCATTGCGCGGGCCTTGACCGCGCTGGAGCGGTACGGCTCCCCCCCCTTGTGGCTCGTCACCCGAGGTGGCCAGGGCATCGAAGGTGAAGCGCCGAACCTGTCCCAGGCGGCAATTTGGGGACTGGGACGGTCGCTCGCCGCGGAGCACCCATCACTGCGCAGCGCCCTTGTCGATCTGGATCCCGCGTTGGACCCCACGCATTACCCCGAGGCGGCAAAAGCCGGCGCCGCACACGAGGTGGCAGAACTCTGCCGCTGGCTCACCACGCCACATGGCGAGCAGCAGCTGGTGCTGCGTGGCGGCCATGCACGGGTGGCGCGGCTGGCACGGCCTGCCGAACCGATCAGCAGCTCCCCTGCGCCCATCCACAGCGACCGGACGTACTGGATCGCGGGTGGGCTCGCTGGCCTTGGCGGCGCCGTAGCCCGCGAACTGGTAGCCCGTGGAGCTCGTCACTTGCTGGTCACTGGCGGGCAAAATGCCTCCGACGTGGAGCGCGGCGGCGAGACAGCCCGGGCCCTCGAGGCGGCTGGGGCATCGGTCGTGCTCGCGGGGGCATCACTCACCGACCCCGAGGCCATCGCCTCCATGCTGAAGGCGCTGTCGCCGCCATTGGCCGCGGTCATCCACGCGGTTCCGCCCGCTGCGGCCGCGACCGCCCGAACAGTGCCCCCTTCGGAGGATGCGCTGCGCTCAGCGATGACGGCTCTGACCGATGAAGGCTGGCGCCTGTATCAAGCCACCCGAGGGCATGCGCTCGATTTCGTCATGATGTTCGGCCCGGCGGCGGTACTGCTCGGCGGCGCCGGGCAAACCGCGGCAGCGGTGGCCACCGAGGTCTCTGTCGCGCTCGCCGCGCGCTGGCGGCGCGAGGCGGGCCCGGCACGTGCGCTCTTGCTCGCGAGCTGGCCGGGCGCCGAAGAACAGTCACTCGAAGGTGTCGGCATCTCGGCGGTGGACGTCAAAACAGTGGTCGAAGCCGCGCTCTCATCGGTGACCTCCAAGACCACAGCGGCACCGGGGCAGATGATCGCGTCGATCGATTGGCCTCTGTTCCGCAATGTCTACGCGCAGCGCGCCGATGAGCGGTTCTTCGGAAACCTTGGGCAACTTGGACGCGAGGCCACCACTGCCAGTTTGTGGCGCGAGCGCTTGAGGGGCCAGCCACCCGAGGCAGCCAGAAAGCTCCTCCACGAGCTTGTCGCGGGAGAAGCCCGCGAAGTCCTTGGACTGTCCCCGGAGCAGCCGCTGCCGAGCCGCCTCCCCTTCGCCGAACTCGGCCTGGATTCGGTGATGGCGCTGAAGCTCATGACGCGGCTGGGACGCGCCCTGGGAGTGCGCCTCGCCACCGTGCTGATCTTTGAGCATCCCACCACGGCGGCGTTGACCGAGCACCTCGCCAACGATGTCCTCGAGC